One window of the Oceanicoccus sp. KOV_DT_Chl genome contains the following:
- the grxD gene encoding Grx4 family monothiol glutaredoxin, giving the protein MDIMETIKDQVESNPIILYMKGSPNQPQCGFSARTVQSLMSCGERFAFVDILSNPEIRANLPVYANWPTFPQLWVNGELVGGCDIVCDMFDKGELQTLIKDAAQATAESE; this is encoded by the coding sequence ATGGACATAATGGAAACAATTAAAGATCAAGTCGAAAGCAACCCGATTATTTTGTATATGAAGGGCTCCCCCAATCAACCGCAGTGCGGATTTTCGGCGCGGACGGTGCAATCGCTGATGTCCTGTGGAGAGCGCTTTGCTTTTGTAGATATATTGTCTAACCCTGAGATTCGTGCCAACTTACCGGTTTATGCAAACTGGCCAACATTTCCGCAGTTGTGGGTAAATGGGGAGCTGGTCGGCGGTTGTGATATCGTTTGCGATATGTTTGATAAGGGTGAATTGCAGACTTTGATTAAAGATGCTGCCCAGGCAACGGCAGAGAGCGAATAG
- a CDS encoding acetylornithine transaminase, with the protein MNTYSRLPVSFSHGVGARLFDSDGKDYLDAISGIGVNALGHAHPTVTAAIQQQAEKLIHTSNLYGVERQQQLAESLCKVSGMDTVFFSNSGAEANEAAIKIARLYGHNKDIEQPQIIVMSNAFHGRTMATLTASGNRKIQAGFEPLVSGFIRAPFGDIEALSNIARNKSNVVAVLVEPIQGEGGINIPPANYLKEIRQLCDQQQWLMMLDEVQSGNGRTGTYFAYQHHGILPDVVTTAKGLGNGLPIGACLAHGKAAETFGPGNHGSTYGGNPLVCAAAQAVVDTIEQQQLCDNAKQLGEYMLQQFSAAQQQQPMIKAVRGQGLMIGIELSEPCAEVVNLARNYSNESNGNSGVLINVTAGNVIRLLPPLIINQQQAEQIVTTVLDVINQFAESA; encoded by the coding sequence ATGAATACTTATAGTCGCTTACCCGTGAGCTTTAGCCATGGTGTGGGCGCACGTCTATTTGATAGTGATGGCAAGGACTATCTGGATGCCATTAGTGGTATTGGTGTTAACGCCCTTGGTCACGCCCATCCCACAGTAACGGCTGCTATCCAACAACAAGCTGAAAAGCTCATCCACACCTCCAACCTCTATGGTGTCGAACGTCAGCAACAACTGGCAGAATCTCTTTGTAAAGTGTCCGGCATGGATACGGTTTTTTTCAGCAACTCAGGCGCCGAAGCTAATGAAGCGGCAATTAAAATTGCTCGCCTTTATGGCCACAACAAGGACATTGAGCAACCCCAAATCATTGTGATGTCTAACGCTTTTCATGGAAGAACAATGGCAACGCTGACCGCTTCAGGCAATCGAAAAATCCAAGCAGGTTTTGAACCGCTGGTCAGTGGCTTTATTCGTGCCCCCTTTGGTGATATTGAGGCTTTGAGTAACATTGCCCGCAATAAGAGCAATGTCGTTGCCGTGTTAGTCGAGCCAATTCAAGGGGAAGGCGGTATCAATATTCCTCCAGCCAACTACCTGAAAGAAATCCGGCAATTGTGCGATCAACAGCAGTGGCTGATGATGCTTGACGAGGTTCAAAGCGGTAATGGCAGAACCGGCACTTACTTTGCCTATCAGCATCACGGTATTTTGCCCGATGTGGTCACGACCGCCAAAGGTCTGGGCAATGGCTTACCTATTGGTGCATGCTTGGCTCATGGCAAAGCGGCGGAAACTTTTGGACCAGGTAATCATGGCTCCACTTATGGCGGCAACCCTTTAGTTTGTGCCGCAGCGCAAGCAGTCGTTGATACTATTGAGCAACAACAGCTTTGCGATAACGCCAAGCAGTTAGGCGAATATATGTTGCAGCAATTTAGTGCTGCGCAACAGCAACAACCGATGATTAAAGCAGTAAGAGGCCAGGGCTTAATGATAGGCATTGAGCTGAGTGAACCCTGCGCTGAAGTCGTCAATCTCGCTCGCAACTACAGCAATGAAAGTAACGGCAATAGCGGTGTACTTATCAACGTCACAGCGGGCAATGTCATTCGCTTGCTGCCGCCATTAATTATTAATCAGCAACAAGCCGAGCAAATTGTGACTACAGTGCTCGACGTTATTAACCAGTTTGCGGAATCAGCATAA
- the argF gene encoding ornithine carbamoyltransferase, with amino-acid sequence MAAKHFLTLLDLSPNELKGLIDRAIVLKHKLANGGHETPLHNKVLGMIFEKSSTRTRVSFETGMVQLGGHAMFLSPRDTQLGRGEPIEDSARVLSSMVDIIMIRTFGHEIIERFAQYSSVPVINALTDEYHPCQLLADMQTYMEHRGSIQGKVVSWIGDGHNMCQSYINAAKQFDFELRIACPEGFEPNAELLAANKDRVTIVRDPKEAARDSNLLVTDVWASMGQEEQQAERLQQFSGYQINDELLSFAATDALYMHCLPAHRGEEISAELMENPNTVIWDEAENRLHAQKALLELLLQQ; translated from the coding sequence ATGGCAGCTAAACATTTTTTAACGCTTTTGGATTTAAGCCCCAATGAACTGAAAGGTTTGATTGACCGCGCAATTGTGCTCAAGCACAAATTGGCTAATGGCGGCCATGAAACCCCTTTGCATAATAAAGTGCTGGGAATGATTTTTGAAAAATCATCTACCCGCACGCGCGTCTCTTTTGAAACGGGCATGGTACAACTGGGGGGTCATGCCATGTTCTTATCGCCACGAGACACCCAACTGGGACGTGGCGAACCCATTGAAGATAGCGCCAGAGTGTTATCATCAATGGTCGATATCATTATGATACGTACCTTCGGCCATGAAATTATTGAGCGCTTTGCACAATATTCATCGGTGCCGGTCATCAATGCACTCACTGATGAATATCACCCCTGCCAACTGTTAGCAGACATGCAAACTTACATGGAACACCGGGGCAGCATTCAAGGCAAAGTGGTCAGTTGGATAGGTGATGGCCATAATATGTGCCAATCCTATATTAACGCCGCCAAACAATTCGATTTTGAGTTACGTATCGCCTGCCCTGAAGGCTTCGAACCCAATGCCGAATTACTTGCAGCAAATAAAGACAGGGTTACTATCGTGCGCGACCCTAAAGAAGCCGCCAGAGACTCTAACCTACTGGTCACAGATGTATGGGCATCCATGGGTCAAGAAGAACAGCAAGCGGAGCGGCTGCAACAGTTTTCAGGCTATCAAATCAATGACGAGTTACTCTCATTCGCAGCCACAGATGCGCTATATATGCACTGCCTTCCAGCCCACCGCGGCGAAGAGATCAGCGCCGAACTGATGGAAAATCCCAACACCGTTATTTGGGATGAAGCTGAAAATCGCCTGCATGCACAAAAAGCACTGTTAGAATTATTGTTACAGCAGTAA
- a CDS encoding ABC transporter ATP-binding protein produces the protein MLQVDNIQCQYDTQAVLEDVSFHVNEGDICCLLGPSGCGKTTALRAIAGFQSLSHGQITLGGQLLSAPGFELEPEQRHIGMVFQDYALFPHLTVHENIRFGIRKSTETEQRKIIKQLLGLIQLEKVAQRYPHELSGGQQQRVALARALAPNPRLLLLDEPFSNLDIELRRHLNLEVREILKEYGISAILVTHDQEEAFSFSDQVGLLHAGRLQQWDTPFNLYHEPANRFVANFIGQGGLLPGMTLDQNRVKTELGIITGNRAYSWQANIPVDILLRPDDIVLNGEGGTSAEVVKKIFSGSATAYYLRLPSGSIVEALFPSHQNYELGEKLLINAKVEHLIAFTPDE, from the coding sequence TTGCTACAAGTTGACAATATTCAATGCCAATACGATACCCAAGCGGTACTGGAAGATGTCAGCTTTCATGTCAATGAGGGCGATATTTGTTGCCTGCTCGGCCCCAGCGGCTGTGGCAAAACAACTGCCTTACGGGCCATCGCCGGCTTTCAATCTCTTTCCCATGGCCAAATCACGCTAGGCGGGCAACTGCTTAGCGCGCCCGGCTTTGAACTGGAGCCTGAACAACGCCACATAGGCATGGTATTTCAGGATTACGCTTTATTTCCTCACTTGACCGTGCATGAAAACATTCGGTTTGGTATTCGTAAATCGACCGAAACAGAGCAGCGTAAAATCATCAAGCAACTGCTCGGCCTGATTCAGCTGGAAAAAGTAGCACAGCGCTACCCTCATGAATTATCCGGCGGACAACAGCAGCGAGTGGCCCTTGCCCGGGCTTTAGCACCCAATCCACGTTTACTATTACTGGATGAACCCTTCTCCAACCTCGATATTGAACTGCGACGGCACTTAAATTTAGAAGTTAGAGAGATACTAAAAGAATACGGCATCAGCGCTATCCTCGTAACCCACGATCAGGAAGAAGCATTTTCTTTTAGTGACCAGGTAGGCTTGTTGCATGCGGGAAGATTGCAGCAATGGGACACCCCGTTTAATTTATACCATGAACCGGCCAACCGCTTTGTCGCCAACTTTATTGGCCAAGGCGGACTATTACCCGGCATGACGCTAGACCAAAACCGGGTTAAAACCGAGCTAGGTATCATCACCGGCAACCGAGCCTATAGCTGGCAAGCCAACATCCCTGTGGACATTTTGCTTCGACCGGATGACATCGTTCTCAACGGCGAAGGTGGTACCAGCGCCGAAGTGGTGAAGAAAATTTTTTCCGGAAGCGCCACCGCCTATTACCTGCGCCTGCCCAGCGGCAGTATTGTTGAAGCATTGTTCCCCAGCCACCAGAATTATGAGCTAGGGGAAAAGCTGCTAATCAACGCCAAAGTCGAGCATCTCATCGCATTCACACCTGATGAGTAA
- a CDS encoding ribonucleotide-diphosphate reductase subunit beta, producing the protein MLNWDEYHIEEGASAPIPPVVETPEAAPATALNAEKVAEPAPNYEAEPSEVQVTDAVAKAEAAIANLDVTAGLEDLEMGAARLTVDDKAMINCRADLNQLVPFKYDWAWQKYLDGCANHWMPQEVNMTADVALWKNPNGLSDDERRIVMRSLGYFSTADSLVANNLVLAMYRHITNPECRQYLLRQAFEEAIHTHAYQYCVESLAMDEGEVFNMYRELPSIAKKAAWSLSHTHSLSDPNFKTGTLENDQELLRNLIGFYAVTEGIFFYCGFTQILSMGRRNKMTGVAEQFQYILRDESMHLNFGIDVINQIKLENPQLWSESFQKEIIQMILEGTQLEIEYAKDSMPRGVLGMNAAMMEEYLQFIANRRLSQLGLPEQYRGAQNPFPWMSEIMDLRKEKNFFETRVIEYQTGGALNWE; encoded by the coding sequence ATGCTGAACTGGGATGAATACCACATTGAAGAAGGCGCCAGCGCCCCAATCCCTCCTGTTGTAGAAACACCCGAAGCGGCTCCTGCCACTGCTCTCAATGCTGAAAAAGTAGCTGAACCTGCTCCGAATTATGAAGCCGAACCATCTGAAGTTCAGGTTACTGATGCCGTAGCAAAAGCCGAGGCCGCCATCGCAAACCTTGATGTCACTGCCGGCCTGGAAGACCTGGAAATGGGCGCAGCCCGACTGACGGTAGACGACAAAGCGATGATCAATTGCCGCGCCGACCTGAACCAATTAGTGCCTTTTAAATATGACTGGGCCTGGCAAAAATATCTGGATGGTTGCGCCAACCACTGGATGCCACAAGAAGTAAATATGACGGCGGATGTCGCCCTGTGGAAAAACCCGAATGGTTTAAGCGATGACGAGCGTCGCATTGTTATGCGCTCACTGGGTTATTTTTCTACTGCGGACTCACTGGTCGCCAACAATCTGGTATTGGCTATGTATCGCCATATCACTAACCCCGAGTGTCGTCAGTATCTGCTTCGCCAGGCTTTTGAAGAAGCCATTCACACCCACGCCTACCAATACTGTGTTGAATCACTGGCGATGGATGAAGGTGAAGTGTTCAATATGTACCGTGAACTGCCTTCTATTGCTAAAAAAGCTGCCTGGAGCTTGAGTCATACTCACTCGCTTTCAGACCCTAACTTTAAAACCGGTACACTGGAAAACGATCAAGAGTTGCTGCGTAACTTGATTGGTTTCTACGCCGTCACCGAAGGTATTTTCTTCTATTGTGGTTTTACCCAAATTTTGTCCATGGGTCGTCGCAATAAGATGACCGGTGTTGCCGAGCAATTTCAATATATTTTGCGCGATGAGTCCATGCACCTGAACTTTGGCATCGATGTTATCAATCAAATTAAACTGGAAAACCCGCAGCTGTGGTCAGAAAGCTTCCAAAAAGAAATCATTCAAATGATTTTGGAAGGGACGCAACTGGAAATTGAATACGCCAAAGATTCAATGCCACGCGGCGTGCTTGGAATGAATGCAGCGATGATGGAAGAGTATTTGCAATTTATTGCTAACCGCCGTTTATCTCAGCTTGGTTTGCCGGAGCAATATCGCGGCGCACAAAATCCATTCCCATGGATGAGTGAAATCATGGATCTACGCAAAGAAAAGAACTTCTTTGAGACCCGTGTTATCGAATACCAAACAGGTGGCGCGCTAAACTGGGAGTAA
- the csrA gene encoding carbon storage regulator CsrA, whose protein sequence is MLVLSRRLGETLIIGDDVKITVLGISGNQVRLGIAAPKEVSVHREEVYRRIQDEQGQQLSQTA, encoded by the coding sequence ATGCTCGTATTATCCAGAAGGTTAGGAGAGACTTTAATCATCGGCGACGATGTTAAAATCACGGTGTTAGGTATTAGCGGAAATCAGGTTCGCCTCGGTATTGCCGCCCCCAAAGAAGTCAGCGTCCATCGCGAGGAAGTGTACCGTCGTATTCAAGACGAACAAGGCCAGCAACTAAGCCAAACCGCTTAA
- a CDS encoding ATP-binding protein: MNLIRNAMEAVAETENRQQGVLVETNHQDGAVVISVVDHGVGVAAEAVENLFSPFYSTKANGMGIGLSICQSIITNHGGQIGYKPNPRGGVFSILVYPQPSSPR, translated from the coding sequence TTGAATTTAATTCGCAATGCGATGGAGGCAGTAGCAGAAACAGAAAACCGGCAGCAAGGTGTGTTGGTGGAAACAAACCATCAGGACGGCGCTGTTGTTATTTCGGTGGTTGATCATGGCGTTGGTGTGGCGGCGGAAGCGGTTGAGAACTTATTTTCGCCATTCTATTCCACCAAGGCGAACGGTATGGGAATTGGGCTTTCTATTTGTCAGTCGATTATTACTAATCATGGCGGTCAAATCGGCTACAAACCCAACCCTCGGGGGGGAGTATTTTCTATTTTAGTTTACCCGCAGCCAAGTAGCCCGAGGTGA
- a CDS encoding response regulator: protein MKDTDLQQEHTVLEAVSPQDGSLEYVLLVDDSPINLQILYKTLLNSGYKLLTAKDGETALDIAQKVIPSLILLDIMMPGMDGYEVCEALKKNPETASIAVIFLSALEDSSAKVRGFSVGGVDYISKPFQSDEVVARVRNHIKIHRLERQLARRNEELVSENQQILNAVSEGIIGLDSDGRISMLNPSATAICGWASSDCVGEQLSTLKLFDVDGDHHVPENETLPYKSYRLRQSVHSDMEVICRRDKSLLPVAITSTPRGEGGAVVVLRDISEWVHSEEELRVAREELESQRKNIAHIERLSTTGEMAAGIAHEVNQPLTAISNYSRVAKRLLSQDPLDAEKMADILDRLGVQSERASEVIQRIRKFVKKPDGGLVEVDVNDMVRDVIALAEVDSRINDVGCILIRIGNYPLLLSIWCKFSRWH, encoded by the coding sequence ATGAAGGATACAGACTTGCAACAAGAGCATACGGTGCTGGAAGCAGTGTCTCCTCAAGATGGTTCGCTGGAATATGTGTTGTTAGTTGATGATAGTCCCATCAATTTGCAAATACTCTACAAAACCTTGCTTAATTCCGGCTATAAATTATTAACTGCTAAAGATGGAGAAACTGCTTTAGATATTGCTCAAAAAGTAATCCCGTCTCTCATTCTGTTAGATATTATGATGCCCGGTATGGATGGGTACGAGGTCTGTGAAGCGCTCAAGAAAAACCCTGAAACCGCTAGTATTGCGGTGATTTTTTTATCTGCCTTGGAAGATAGCAGTGCCAAGGTAAGAGGTTTTTCTGTGGGGGGTGTTGATTATATCTCTAAGCCATTTCAGTCTGACGAAGTGGTTGCTCGCGTACGGAATCATATAAAAATCCATCGTTTGGAGCGGCAGCTGGCGCGTCGTAATGAAGAGCTGGTATCAGAAAATCAGCAAATACTTAATGCTGTTAGTGAAGGTATTATTGGCCTGGATAGCGACGGCAGAATCTCGATGCTGAATCCTTCCGCGACTGCGATTTGTGGTTGGGCTTCGTCGGACTGTGTGGGGGAACAGTTATCCACGCTAAAATTGTTTGATGTGGATGGCGATCATCATGTCCCTGAAAATGAAACCCTGCCCTATAAAAGTTATCGGTTGCGGCAATCAGTACACAGTGACATGGAAGTGATATGTCGTCGAGATAAAAGTTTGCTCCCTGTGGCCATTACTTCAACGCCGCGCGGTGAAGGTGGGGCGGTGGTAGTGCTGAGGGATATAAGCGAATGGGTGCACAGCGAAGAAGAATTGCGAGTTGCGCGTGAAGAACTGGAGTCGCAGCGAAAAAATATTGCTCATATTGAGCGTTTGAGTACTACCGGCGAAATGGCAGCAGGGATTGCCCATGAAGTGAATCAACCGCTAACGGCTATTTCGAATTATTCACGCGTCGCGAAACGATTGTTGTCACAGGACCCTTTAGATGCAGAAAAAATGGCCGATATTCTGGACCGTTTAGGGGTTCAGTCGGAGCGTGCTTCTGAAGTTATTCAGCGTATTAGAAAGTTTGTAAAGAAACCCGACGGTGGTTTGGTCGAGGTAGATGTTAATGACATGGTGCGTGATGTTATTGCCCTGGCAGAAGTGGACTCACGGATTAACGATGTGGGGTGCATTTTGATCCGCATAGGGAATTACCCGTTATTGCTATCGATATGGTGCAAATTCAGCAGGTGGCATTGA
- a CDS encoding response regulator transcription factor, with protein sequence METPSRIYIIEDDDAVRDSLQMMLESIGREVMSFASADSFLASYSQDMAGCIVLDIRMPGMNGMELQRKLNDINSILPIIFVTGHGDVPMAVEAMQQGAVDFVQKPYREQELLDKISQAMALDEENRSSLLQRQVIIECIKELTPRELDVMRLMVDGKANKVIAIDLDISQRTVEIHRARVMEKLSANSLAHLVRMYLAVESELAES encoded by the coding sequence ATGGAAACACCCTCTCGCATTTATATCATCGAAGATGATGATGCTGTTCGCGACTCGCTACAAATGATGCTGGAATCCATTGGCCGCGAGGTCATGTCCTTTGCCAGCGCCGATAGTTTTCTAGCCAGCTACTCACAAGACATGGCCGGCTGCATTGTGCTGGACATCCGCATGCCAGGCATGAATGGCATGGAGCTACAACGCAAACTGAATGATATCAATTCGATATTACCTATTATCTTTGTCACCGGCCATGGTGATGTACCCATGGCGGTAGAGGCTATGCAACAGGGCGCCGTCGATTTTGTACAAAAACCCTACCGGGAGCAGGAATTACTCGACAAAATCAGCCAGGCAATGGCCCTCGATGAAGAAAACCGTAGCAGCCTGTTGCAGCGTCAAGTCATTATTGAATGTATCAAGGAACTCACTCCCAGAGAGTTGGATGTGATGCGACTGATGGTCGACGGCAAAGCCAATAAGGTCATTGCTATTGATTTGGATATTAGTCAACGTACCGTTGAGATACATCGCGCCAGAGTCATGGAGAAACTCAGTGCTAATTCCCTCGCGCACCTGGTACGTATGTATTTAGCCGTTGAAAGCGAATTAGCCGAAAGTTAA
- a CDS encoding CPXCG motif-containing cysteine-rich protein codes for MPCPYCGETFEALIDTSAGDSSYTEDCYVCCRPIIFNCIINTDSFSGDDDHNITVTTHTEDDSY; via the coding sequence GTGCCATGCCCTTATTGCGGCGAAACCTTTGAAGCACTTATCGATACCAGCGCCGGAGATAGTAGCTACACGGAAGACTGCTATGTATGTTGCCGCCCGATTATTTTTAACTGCATCATTAATACCGATAGTTTTAGCGGTGATGACGATCACAATATTACAGTCACCACTCACACTGAAGACGATAGTTACTAA
- a CDS encoding YqcC family protein, with protein MTVAIEVASLLMDIELLLRNSGQWQKDSPSAKALASVEPFCIDTLTFVQWLQFIFLPKMRLLLEQQQTLPVRCAIAPMAAEYFNKININADELLSVLESLDQLLSAAGEQAVPKL; from the coding sequence ATGACTGTTGCGATTGAAGTTGCGTCATTGTTAATGGATATAGAATTGCTATTGCGAAATTCAGGTCAGTGGCAAAAGGATTCCCCTTCAGCAAAAGCGTTAGCCAGTGTGGAGCCTTTTTGTATAGATACGTTAACCTTTGTGCAATGGCTGCAATTTATATTTTTACCTAAGATGCGCTTGTTACTGGAGCAACAGCAAACATTACCCGTTCGTTGTGCTATCGCCCCGATGGCGGCAGAGTATTTTAATAAAATAAACATAAATGCTGACGAGTTATTAAGCGTATTGGAGAGTTTGGATCAATTGCTCTCCGCGGCGGGTGAACAAGCTGTGCCCAAGCTTTAG
- the dinG gene encoding ATP-dependent DNA helicase DinG, with protein MLTDDIKHTIQTAYSTLLESKDLKARYGQRLMIADVARTLTSVAETEEAPVCVVEAGTGTGKTIAYTIAAVPIAQALEKTLVISTATVALQEQIIHKDLPDILRHSGLAFSFALAKGRGRYLCLSKLDGVLQDNDAGNEVMGLYPDELQSKVDTQTLTVYQDMITALGAGDWDGDRDAWSQELDLSVWSRVTTDHAQCTGRRCANISQCCFYKGREQLGKVDVIVTNHDLVLADLSLGGGAILPDPEDCIYIFDEGHHLPDKAINHFALSCRLRSTEKWLDQGIKVLAKAAPKLGDGAGIDRPLQALPAVMTSLKQQFGMLFNSFEGELNTEPDRRGSIPAHRFERGIVPTAYRLQAVELAAQFRTMHDLLDRCCTLLDEAMEESGNAINKQEAESWFPAFSMLRGRAEANNSLWLDYSRADKAEDPPRGRWVSVVDNASGNLDFEVCSSPILAANTLSRYLWNRCYGAVVTSATLTALGGFERFKMRAGTPELSSYSVVPSPFDFFTAGELVVPNMDCDPSDAEAHTEAVIDLLPKILNSCEGSLVLFASRRQMEQVYEGIALEWQQRIVMQNSYPKHEVLRLHKVAVDSGAASVIFGLASFAEGVDLPGKYCTHVVIAKIPFAVPDQPVEAALAEWIESRGGNPFMDMTVPDAALKLVQASGRLLRTETDSGKVTLLDRRVVTKRYGQAMLDSLPPFKRSIGK; from the coding sequence ATGTTAACTGACGATATTAAGCACACTATCCAGACCGCTTACTCTACTTTGCTTGAGAGCAAGGATTTGAAGGCGCGTTATGGCCAGCGTTTAATGATTGCTGATGTCGCCCGTACTTTAACTTCGGTAGCTGAAACCGAAGAGGCGCCAGTGTGTGTGGTAGAGGCCGGCACAGGAACAGGGAAAACGATTGCGTACACCATTGCCGCGGTACCAATCGCGCAGGCGTTAGAAAAAACGTTGGTCATTTCGACTGCGACTGTGGCACTGCAGGAGCAAATTATTCACAAAGATTTACCGGATATATTACGTCACAGTGGTTTAGCGTTCAGCTTTGCACTGGCGAAAGGTCGTGGTCGGTATTTGTGTTTATCCAAACTTGATGGCGTGCTGCAGGATAATGATGCAGGTAATGAAGTGATGGGTTTATACCCGGATGAATTACAGTCCAAAGTTGATACTCAAACCTTGACGGTCTATCAGGATATGATTACCGCGTTAGGCGCTGGAGATTGGGATGGAGATCGGGATGCGTGGTCGCAGGAACTTGATTTATCCGTGTGGTCCCGGGTCACCACTGATCATGCTCAATGTACCGGACGACGCTGCGCCAATATCAGCCAGTGTTGTTTTTATAAAGGTCGAGAACAGTTGGGTAAGGTGGATGTGATTGTCACTAATCACGATTTAGTGCTCGCTGACCTATCTCTAGGCGGTGGTGCTATTTTGCCGGACCCTGAAGATTGCATTTATATTTTTGATGAAGGCCATCATCTACCCGATAAAGCGATTAATCATTTTGCCCTTTCCTGTCGCTTGCGTTCCACTGAAAAGTGGTTAGACCAAGGCATCAAGGTACTAGCAAAAGCTGCTCCCAAGCTGGGTGATGGCGCAGGCATTGACAGACCGCTGCAGGCTTTACCAGCTGTCATGACTTCGCTTAAGCAACAATTTGGTATGTTGTTTAATAGTTTTGAGGGTGAGTTAAATACTGAGCCAGACCGGCGTGGTTCTATTCCTGCGCATCGTTTTGAGCGGGGAATAGTGCCAACCGCTTATCGTCTTCAAGCGGTGGAACTGGCGGCACAATTTCGCACCATGCACGACCTGTTAGACCGCTGTTGTACATTATTGGATGAGGCAATGGAGGAGTCAGGCAACGCGATTAATAAACAGGAAGCCGAATCATGGTTTCCAGCGTTCTCTATGTTGCGTGGTCGGGCAGAGGCTAATAACTCGCTGTGGTTAGATTATAGCCGTGCCGACAAGGCTGAAGATCCTCCGCGTGGTCGCTGGGTGTCTGTGGTAGATAATGCCAGCGGTAATCTGGATTTTGAAGTGTGTAGTAGCCCGATTTTGGCGGCGAATACCTTATCGCGCTATTTGTGGAATCGATGCTATGGTGCGGTGGTTACCTCAGCCACCCTGACAGCACTTGGTGGTTTTGAGCGTTTTAAAATGCGTGCCGGCACGCCTGAGTTAAGTAGTTATTCTGTGGTACCCAGTCCCTTTGACTTTTTTACTGCCGGTGAGTTGGTGGTGCCAAATATGGACTGCGATCCATCTGATGCCGAAGCGCATACCGAAGCGGTTATCGATTTGTTGCCGAAAATATTAAACAGCTGTGAAGGCAGCCTGGTATTGTTTGCTTCGCGGCGACAAATGGAACAAGTTTACGAAGGTATTGCGTTAGAGTGGCAGCAGCGTATCGTCATGCAAAATAGTTATCCTAAGCATGAAGTATTGCGGCTCCATAAGGTGGCCGTTGATAGTGGCGCGGCTAGTGTTATTTTTGGCTTGGCCAGCTTTGCCGAAGGTGTGGATTTACCTGGTAAATATTGCACCCATGTGGTGATTGCTAAAATTCCTTTTGCGGTCCCTGATCAGCCGGTTGAGGCAGCGCTAGCCGAGTGGATTGAAAGCCGGGGCGGTAATCCCTTTATGGATATGACTGTGCCGGATGCCGCGTTGAAATTGGTGCAGGCGAGCGGCCGTTTGTTGCGTACAGAAACCGATAGCGGCAAGGTGACACTGTTAGACAGGCGGGTGGTTACTAAGCGCTATGGGCAGGCAATGTTGGATTCGCTGCCGCCATTTAAGCGAAGTATTGGCAAATAG